A genomic window from Silene latifolia isolate original U9 population chromosome 11, ASM4854445v1, whole genome shotgun sequence includes:
- the LOC141610935 gene encoding protein transport protein SEC13 homolog B-like: MGVHKIETGHQDTIHDFQMDYYGKRIATASSDHTIKIIGVGGNSHQQLATLSGHQGPVWQVAWANPKFGSMLASCSFDGKVIIWKEGSQNEWSQAHVFEDHRMSVNSICWAPYEIGLCLASGSSDGNIMVYTARSDGGWDSTRIDQAHPVGVTSVSWAPATGPGALVGSGGHDLVQKLCSGGCDNTVKVWKLYNGMWKMDCFPALQMHTDWVRDVAWAPNLGLPKSTIASASQDGKVIIWTVAREGDQWEGKVLTDFKTPVWRVSWSLTGNILAVADGNNNVTLWNEAVDGVWQMVTTVDS, translated from the coding sequence ATGGGTGTACATAAGATTGAAACGGGTCACCAAGACACCATCCATGATTTCCAGATGGATTATTACGGGAAGCGTATAGCAACAGCGTCGTCTGACCACACAATCAAGATTATTGGGGTGGGAGGCAATTCCCACCAACAGCTTGCTACATTGAGTGGACACCAAGGTCCGGTTTGGCAGGTTGCGTGGGCTAACCCAAAATTTGGGTCTATGCTTGCTTCTTGCTCATTTGATGGCAAAGTTATAATATGGAAGGAAGGGAGCCAAAATGAATGGTCACAAGCGCATGTGTTTGAGGATCATAGAATGTCGGTTAATTCGATTTGTTGGGCACCCTATGAGATTGGGCTTTGTCTTGCAAGTGGCTCGTCTGATGGGAACATTATGGTGTATACGGCTAGGTCTGATGGAGGGTGGGATTCAACTAGGATTGATCAAGCTCACCCTGTTGGAGTGACCTCGGTTTCATGGGCCCCGGCCACTGGTCCTGGTGCTCTTGTGGGATCCGGAGGACATGACTTAGTTCAGAAGCTTTGTTCCGGGGGTTGTGACAACACGGTGAAGGTGTGGAAGCTCTATAATGGGATGTGGAAAATGGATTGTTTCCCGGCCCTCCAAATGCACACTGATTGGGTTAGGGATGTTGCGTGGGCCCCGAATCTCGGCTTACCCAAGTCCACCATTGCAAGTGCTTCTCAAGATGGGAAAGTCATCATATGGACCGTTGCTCGAGAAGGTGATCAGTGGGAAGGGAAGGTGTTGACTGATTTCAAGACCCCGGTATGGAGAGTCTCGTGGTCGCTAACAGGCAACATCCTGGCTGTGGCTGATGGTAACAACAATGTCACATTGTGGAATGAAGCTGTCGATGGCGTGTGGCAGATGGTAACTACTGTTGACTCTTGA
- the LOC141610934 gene encoding ABC transporter G family member 36-like has protein sequence MGTKDGGWGRNLSRNLSRSGWGVEDVFGSQTRRSARNYEDDEEALRWAALEKLPTYNRLRTSILKSYANSQNQNNQNDNSSHKEVDVRKLDMNEKIQFIDRLFKVAEEDNEKFLKKLRDRIDKVGIQLPTVQVRFEHLTVEADCYVGNRALPTLPNAARNFAESLISLVGITLAKRQKLTILKDISGIVKPSRMCLLLGPPSSGKTTLLLALAGKLDPALKVKGEVSYNGHRLDEFVPQKTSAYISQNDVHIGSMTVKETLDFSARCQGVGSRFELLAELARREKEHGLKPDPEVDLFMKATAMEGVESNLIVDYTLRILGLDICRDTLVGDEMVRGISGGQKKRVTTGEMIVGPTKTVFMDEISTGLDSSTTFQIVKCLQQIAHLSDATILMSLLQPAPETFDLFDDIILLSEGQIVYQGPREHVVDFFETCGFRCPERKGTADFLQEVTSRKDQEQYWVERTRPYRYIPVSEFATRFKKFHVGLRQDNELSIPFEKAQSHKASLVYEKYSVPYKELLKASFDKEWLLIKRNPFVYVFKVIQLMIVAIITSTVFIRTRMHTRNERDGALYMGALIFSLIINMFNGFAELAMTIQRLPVFYKHRDLLFHPSWTFSLPTFLLGLPISVLESIIWTCMTYYSIGFTPEASRFFKHLLLVFCIQQMAAGIFRLSAGLCRTMIIANTGGSLVLLLMFMLGGFILPKGLIPGWLQWGYWVSPLSYSFNALAVNEMFAPRWMNKLGSDGKTPLGLAVLQNFNVYPHPYWYWIGIGALVGFTIITNVGYTISLSYLSPYGKSQAIIPKDDAPDMGYQQPEKRSKKAFPRSLSSSDGNNTREMALQRIMSKSNPNGLSRNDDSSLEAANGVSPKRGMVLPFNPLAMSFDSVDYFVDMPPEMKAQGVQEDRLQLLRGVTGAFRPGVLTALMGVSGAGKTTLMDVLAGRKTGGYIEGDIRISGYPKNQETFARISGYCEQTDIHSPQVTVHESLIYSAFLRLPSEVSKEEKLIFVDEVMELVELESLKDAIVGLPGITGLSTEQRKRLTIAVELVANPSIIFMDEPTSGLDARAAAIVMRAVRNTVDTGRTVVCTIHQPSIDIFEAFDELLLMKRGGQVIYSGPLGKNSHKVVEYFEAIPGVPKIPEKYNPATWMLEVSSIAAEIRLDMDFAEYYKSSALHQRNKALVKDLSIPPSGAKDLYFTSQFAQSTWGQFKACLWKQWWTYWRSPDYNLVRYFFTLAAAFIVGAIFYKVGTKMDNANSLTIVIGAMYAAVLFVGICNCGTVQPVVSIERTVFYRERAAGMYSAMPYAISQVVVEIPFIFVQTTYYSLIVYAMISFQWTVAKFLWFFYITFFSFLYFTYYGMMTVSITPNHQVASVFAAAFYALFNLFSGFFIPKPRIPKWWIWYYWICPVAWTVYGLIVSQYGDLTQQIQVTGMTTTPTIQWYIQNHFGYDPDFMAPVAVVLFGFTVFFAFLYAYCIRTLNFQMR, from the exons ATGGGTACGAAAGACGGAGGGTGGGGAAGGAACTTAAGTAGAAACCTAAGTAGGTCAGGATGGGGAGTAGAAGATGTATTTGGGAGTCAAACAAGAAGAAGTGCAAGAAAttatgaagatgatgaagaagcaTTAAGATGGGCTGCCTTAGAAAAATTACCTACTTATAATAGGTTAAGGACAAGTATACTTAAATCTTATGCAAATAGCCAAAATCAAAATAATCAAAATGATAATTCTTCTCATAAAGAAGTTGATGTTAGAAAACTTGATATGAATGAGAAAATTCAGTTTATTGATAGATTGTTCAAAGTTGCTGAAGAAGATAATGAAAAGTTCCTCAAAAAGCTTCGGGACAGGATTGATAA GGTGGGAATACAACTTCCAACGGTCCAAGTAAGATTCGAACATTTAACCGTGGAGGCGGATTGTTATGTGGGAAATAGAGCCCTTCCGACTCTTCCAAATGCAGCTCGAAATTTTGCAGAATCACTCATTAGTTTGGTTGGTATTACTTTGGCCAAGAGGCAAAAACTCACCATCCTTAAAGACATTTCCGGCATTGTTAAACCATCAAG GATGTGCTTGTTGTTGGGTCCCCCATCTTCTGGGAAAACAACTCTCTTGTTAGCCCTTGCTGGGAAACTTGATCCAGCTCTTAAG GTCAAAGGTGAAGTGAGCTACAATGGACATAGGCTTGACGAATTTGTACCACAAAAGACATCTGCTTATATTAGTCAAAATGATGTTCATATTGGATCCATGACTGTCAAAGAAACTCTTGATTTTTCTGCTAGGTGTCAAGGAGTTGGTTCTCGATTTG AGCTCCTAGCCGAGCTAGCGAGAAGAGAAAAGGAACATGGACTAAAACCCGACCCAGAAGTTGACCTTTTCATGAAG GCAACTGCAATGGAGGGGGTTGAAAGCAACCTCATTGTGGATTATACTCTTAGA ATACTCGGACTTGATATATGTCGTGACACGTTAGTAGGAGATGAAATGGTTCGTGGTATTTCAGGTGGACAGAAAAAACGTGTTACAACAG GTGAGATGATAGTTGGGCCAACAAAAACAGTATTCATGGATGAAATATCAACTGGGCTGGACAGTTCAACAACATTTCAAATAGTAAAATGTTTGCAACAAATAGCCCATTTATCTGATGCAACCATTTTAATGTCATTACTTCAGCCTGCTCCTGAAACCTTTGATCTCTTTGATGACATTATCTTACTTTCTGAGGGCCAAATTGTCTACCAAGGCCCTAGAGAACATGTCGTCGATTTCTTCGAAACTTGTGGCTTTCGTTGTCCCGAAAGAAAGGGCACCGCCGATTTTCTCCAAGAG GTGACCTCAAGGAAGGATCAAGAACAATATTGGGTCGAGAGGACGAGACCCTACAGATACATCCCGGTCTCAGAATTCGCAACCCGGTTCAAGAAATTCCATGTTGGGCTTAGACAAGACAATGAACTCTCAATACCATTTGAAAAGGCCCAATCACACAAAGCATCATTAGTGTATGAAAAATACTCTGTCCCATACAAGGAGCTTCTTAAGGCATCCTTTGACAAAGAATGGCTATTGATCAAGCGAAACCCGTTTGTCTACGTATTCAAGGTTATACAACTCATGATCGTTGCCATTATTACATCGACTGTGTTTATAAGAACAAGGATGCATACTAGGAATGAAAGGGATGGTGCCCTTTACATGGGAGCTCTCATTTTTAGTCTGATTATTAACATGTTTAATGGATTTGCTGAGTTAGCCATGACTATTCAACGACTACCGGTCTTTTATAAGCATAGGGATCTCCTTTTCCATCCGTCTTGGACTTTTAGCTTACCAACTTTCCTACTCGGGTTGCCTATATCTGTCCTTGAGTCGATAATTTGGACTTGTATGACTTACTACTCCATTGGATTTACACCTGAGGCAAGCAG GTTCTTCAAGCATCTTCTACTGGTGTTCTGTATCCAACAAATGGCTGCTGGAATATTCCGTCTCTCAGCCGGGTTGTGCAGGACTATGATTATTGCAAATACTGGAGGATCACTTGTTCTTCTACTTATGTTCATGCTTGGAGGTTTTATCCTTCCAAAAG GTTTAATACCAGGCTGGTTGCAGTGGGGATATTGGGTGTCTCCCTTGTCATATTCATTCAATGCCTTGGCTGTTAATGAGATGTTCGCTCCTCGTTGGATGAACAAACTG GGATCGGATGGAAAAACACCATTGGGTTTGGCAGTGTTACAGAATTTCAATGTTTATCCACACCCTTATTGGTATTGGATAGGAATAGGTGCTCTTGTTGGATTTACAATCATTACAAATGTCGGCTACACCATCTCTCTCAGCTACCTTAGTC CTTATGGAAAGTCGCAAGCAATAATTCCTAAAGACGATGCACCTGATATGGGATATCAACAACCAGAAAAACGATCCAAGAAAGCGTTCCCACGCTCTCTATCCTCTTCCGATGGCAACAACACAA gAGAAATGGCACTACAGAGAATAATGAGTAAATCAAATCCGAATGGACTAAGTAGAAATGATGATTCGTCTCTCGAGGCAGCAAATGGAGTTTCTCCTAAGAGAGGAATGGTTCTTCCCTTCAATCCACTAGCTATGTCATTTGACAGTGTCGACTACTTTGTCGATATGCCTCCT GAAATGAAGGCTCAAGGGGTTCAAGAAGACAGACTTCAACTGCTTCGCGGAGTGACAGGTGCATTTCGACCAGGAGTACTAACTGCTTTGATGGGTGTCAGTGGTGCCGGAAAGACAACATTGATGGATGTTCTTGCTGGGAGAAAGACTGGAGGTTACATTGAAGGAGACATTAGAATCTCCGGTTACCCAAAAAATCAAGAAACTTTTGCAAGAATTTCCGGTTATTGTGAACAAACTGATATCCACTCTCCCCAAGTCACTGTACATGAATCTTTGATCTACTCCGCTTTCCTTAGGCTTCCTAGTGAAGTCTCCAAGGAAGAAAAACTT ATTTTTGTGGACGAGGTGATGGAATTGGTAGAGCTAGAGAGCTTGAAAGATGCCATAGTAGGGTTACCAGGGATAACGGGATTGTCGACAGAGCAAAGAAAGCGGTTGACAATTGCAGTGGAACTAGTTGCTAATCCTTCCATCATTTTCATGGATGAACCAACTTCGGGTCTTGATGCTAGAGCTGCAGCCATTGTTATGAGGGCCGTAAGAAACACTGTCGATACTGGAAGAACTGTTGTTTGCACAATTCATCAGCCTAGTATTGATATCTTTGAAGCCTTCGATGAG TTATTGTTGATGAAAAGAGGCGGACAAGTGATTTACTCAGGTCCATTAGGTAAGAACTCCCACAAAGTTGTCGAGTACTTTGAGGCGATTCCCGGTGTCCCAAAAATACCAGAGAAGTACAACCCTGCAACCTGGATGTTGGAAGTGAGTTCTATTGCAGCTGAAATAAGACTCGACATGGACTTCGCTGAATATTACAAATCATCTGCTCTTCACCA GAGAAACAAGGCGCTTGTGAAGGATCTAAGCATACCGCCATCAGGAGCAAAAGACCTGTATTTCACGAGTCAATTCGCACAATCGACATGGGGACAATTTAAAGCATGTCTTTGGAAACAATGGTGGACTTATTGGAGAAGTCCGGATTATAATCTTGTCAGATATTTCTTCACTTTGGCTGCTGCGTTCATTGTCGGAGCAATCTTTTACAAAGTCGGAACTAAAAT GGACAATGCCAATAGTTTAACCATAGTCATCGGAGCAATGTACGCTGCTGTACTGTTTGTCGGGATCTGTAATTGTGGGACAGTCCAGCCGGTTGTGTCTATTGAGAGAACGGTGTTTTATCGAGAAAGAGCTGCAGGAATGTATTCTGCCATGCCATATGCCATCTCACAG GTGGTCGTTGAAATTCCGTTCATCTTCGTTCAGACGACATACTATTCACTGATAGTATACGCGATGATCAGCTTTCAATGGACTGTAGCGAAATTCTTATGGTTCTTCTACATCACATTCTTCTCGTTCCTGTATTTTACCTATTATGGCATGATGACGGTCTCTATTACGCCAAACCACCAAGTAGCTTCGGTCTTTGCAGCCGCCTTCTACGCTCTCTTCAATCTCTTCTCCGGCTTTTTCATCCCTAAACCG AGGATACCGAAGTGGTGGATATGGTACTATTGGATTTGCCCGGTTGCCTGGACGGTATACGGCTTGATTGTGTCGCAGTACGGTGATTTGACACAGCAGATCCAAGTCACAGGAATGACTACTACGCCAACAATACAGTGGTACATACAAAACCATTTCGGCTATGATCCTGATTTTATGGCACCAGTCGCTGTCGTTTTATTCGGCTTCACCGTGTTCTTTGCCTTCTTGTATGCCTACTGCATTCGTACACTCAACTTCCAAATGAGATAG